In Tachysurus vachellii isolate PV-2020 chromosome 1, HZAU_Pvac_v1, whole genome shotgun sequence, a genomic segment contains:
- the LOC132856203 gene encoding NACHT, LRR and PYD domains-containing protein 3-like, whose translation MMEGKRPDSPEPSCASIKSDRSMGHPFNFRDRNSSTDVRMTEGKRPDSPEPSCVSMKSDRSMGHPFNFRDRDSSTDVRPKKTNISRNQLDSIFKELEHKVISLIKNELKRFKKLLSPDYPACTAMEDEEDLHSVREGVLKITLHALKNMNHTDLANTLHNKSVGSVYQTKLKSKLREKFKRINEGISQHGSSVLLNEIFTELYITEGWSGDVNNEHEVRQIETASRRPATQEKTIKCNDIFKDKSIRTVLTKGVDGIGKTVSVQKFILDWAEGKANQDVTFMFPLPITELNLMKQQNLSLMNLLHHFFPEIRKLESIHCDSYKVVMIFDGLDECRLPLNFQQNEILCDVTESASVDVLLTNLIKGNLLPSALLWITTRPGAANQIPPECIDQVTEVRGFSNPQKEEYFRKRISDQSLANKIITHLKSSRSLYIMCHIPVFCWISATVLERMLDEAEGGEIPKTLTQMFTHFLIFQVKHKDRKYHQKCDPDPQQTRESILALGKLAFHQLEKGNLIFYEEDLRECGIDIREVSVYSGVCTQMFREEFGLHLGKVFSFVHLSVQEFLAALYTFLSFISGNVTEHQTSDLSDLFRKSNMSDLLRTAVDKALQSENGHLDLFLRFLLGLSLESNQTLLRGLMPQTGSRSHSKQEIVDYIKEQITKNPSPEKSINLFHCLNELNDHSLVQEVQTYLNRGGNRCLRGTRLSPAQWSALVFVLMNSEKELDEFNLWKYDPSDDCLLRLLPVVKASRKAVLCNCNLTEESCRVLSSVLSSNSSSLRELDLSDNKLQDSGVKLLSDGLKNPHCTLEKLRLCNCNLTEESCRVLSSVLSSNSSSLRELDMSNNKLQDSGVKLLSDGLKDPHCTLEKLRMCDCSITDEGFTALASALRSNSSSHLRELDLFNNKPGESGVKLLSDLLKDPHCKLETLIIKDEKFTRSGVLKGSLIRPSPRIQYIRYGGEALEHVPHFQQFWS comes from the exons atgatggagggaaagagacCAGACTCGCCAGAACCCAGCTGTGCGTCCATAAAGAGTGACCGGTCAATGGGACATCCATTTAActtcagagacagaaacagttctactgatgtgag AATGACGGAGGGAAAGAGACCAGACTCGCcagaacccagctgtgtgtccatgaagagtgaccGGTCAATGGGACATCCATTTaacttcagagacagagacagttctactgatgtgag accaaaaaaaacaaacatcagcagaaatcaGCTGGACTCCatattcaag GAGCTGGAACACAAAGTTATCTCTCTGATAAAGAATGAGCTGAAGAGGTTTAAGAAGCTCCTGAGTCcagattacccagcatgcacagcaatggaggatgaggaggatctgcACAGTGTCAGAGAGGGAGTGCTGAAGATCACATTGCATGccctgaagaacatgaaccacacagatctcgctaacacactgcacaaca agTCTGTAGGTTCTGTGTATCAGACAAAGTTGAAGTCAAAGCTgagagagaagtttaaaagaattaatgaaggaatctCACAGCATGGAAGCTCAGTACTTCTGAATGAGATCTTCACAGAGCTTTACATCACAGAGGGTTGGAGTGGAGacgtcaataatgaacatgaggtgagacagattgagaCAGCATCCAGGAGACCAGCAACACAGGAGAAAACCATCAAATGTAATGACATCTTTAAAGACaagtccatcagaactgtgctgactaaaggagttgatggaattggaaaaacagtctctgtgcagaaattcattctggactgggctgaaggaaAAGCAAATCAGGACGTCACCTTCATGTTTCCACTTCCCATTACAGAGCTGAATCTGATGAAGCAGCAAAATCTTAGTCTGATGAatcttcttcatcactttttcccagaaataagaaaactagAATCAATACACTGTGACTCCTACAAAGTGGTGATGATCTTTGATGGTCTGGATGAGTGTCGACTTCCTCTAAATTTCCAGCAGAATGAGATATTGTGTGATGTGACGGAGTCGGCCTCAGTGGATGTGCTGCTGACGAATCTCATcaaggggaatctgcttccttctgctctcctctggataaccacaagaccaggagcagccaatcagatccctcCTGAGTGTATAGACCAAGTAACAGAGGTACGAGGCTTTAGTAATCCTCAGAAAGAAGAGTACTTCAGaaagaggatcagtgatcagagcctggctaataaaatcatcacacacctgaagtcttcaagaagcctctacatcatgtgccacatcccagtcttctgctggatctcagccactgttctagagagaatgttggaTGAAGCAGAGggtggagagatccccaagactctgactcaaatgttcacacacttcctgatcttTCAGGTCAAACACAAGGACCGAAAATATCATCAGAAATGTGACCCTGATCCTCAGCAGACCAGAGAGAGTATCCtggcactgggaaaactggctttccaccaactggagaaaggaaacctgatcttctatgaggaagacctgagagagtgtggcattgatatcagagaagtgtcagtgtactcaggagtgtgtacccagatgttcagagaggagtttgggcttcacctGGGGAAGGTGTTCAGCTTTGTACATCTGAGTGTTCAGGAGTTTCTGGCTGCTTTATACACGTTTCTCTCCTTCATCAGCGGAAATGTAACAGAACATCAAAcctctgatctgtctgatcttttCAGGAAGTCAAACATGTCTGATCTCCTCAGGACTGCAGTGGACAAGGCCTTACAGAGTGAGAATGGACACCTGGACCTGTTCCTTCGCTTCCTTCTGGGTCTCTCATTGGAATCCAATCAGACTCTCTTACGAGGCTTAAtgccacagacaggaagcagatctcacagcaaacaggaaatAGTGGACTACATCAAGGAGCAGATCACAAAGAATCCAtctccagagaaatccatcaatctgttccactgtctgaatgaactgaatgatcatTCTCTAGTGCAGGAAGTACAAACTTACCTGAACAGGGGAGGTAACAGATGtctcagaggaaccagactctctcctgctcagtggtcagctctggtgtttgtgttaatgaacTCAGAAAAGGAGCTGGATGAGTTTAATTTGTGGAAATATGATCCATCAGATGACTGTCTTCTGAGGCTGCTGCCAGTGGTCAAAGCCTCCAGAAAAGCTgt gctgtgtaactgtaatctgacagaggaaagctgtagagttctgtcctcagttctcagctcaaactcctccagtctgagagaactggacctgagtgacaataaactgcaggattcaggagtgaagctgctatctgatggactgaagaatccacactgtacactggagaaactgag gctgtgtaactgtaatctgacagaggaaagctgtagagttctgtcctcagttctcagctcaaactcctccagtctgagagaactggacatgagtaacaataaactgcaggattcaggagtgaagctgctatctgatggactgaaggatccacactgtacactggagaaactgag gatGTGTGACTGCAGTATTACAGATGAAGGTTTTActgctctggcttcagctctaaggtcaaactcctcatcacacctgagagaactggatctgttcAATAATAAAccaggagaatcaggagtgaagctgctctctgatctactgaaggatccacactgtaaactggagacactaat cattaagGATGAGAAATTCACCAGGTCTGGTGTATTAAAGGGGTCTCTCATCAGACCTTCTCCCAGGATACAGTATATCCGTTATGGTGGTGAAGCGCTAGAACACGTCCCACATTTCCAGCAGTTTTGGAGCTGA